One genomic region from Phocoena sinus isolate mPhoSin1 chromosome 3, mPhoSin1.pri, whole genome shotgun sequence encodes:
- the USHBP1 gene encoding Usher syndrome type-1C protein-binding protein 1, producing MTMSARATRPRSRRGRHAALPGELDPVAESSEEAEAASGSSEPGPVPSQDSCKPEPLGPEAEAKGQGLESRTDKEVDGESSRGRAAAPEGPYEPAQEAHQAPEAAPRDRENVLSGPRAPDVFQTLQQALSSLEAAVAAWRHQPPRCPGPLEAKDRSEGGPKPCLEQEQAGSCQRDAARLTERNAWLRLALGSREDELIRTQNSLKAFQVEKEMLQREVQELQDSLLRLKPFPPPSCDQAGGSGSGSSSSGADGETWGTQDPFSLAHPLLRRLQSDSSTQMLGSLPIQLLAPEMHIMEAQMEHLQGNIEKLKCFNRLLSAVLQEYKGRCEGLSMRLGQREAEATALRLALQYSEHCEEAYGALLTLRKADSGAETFMDDLEAAEKEAQRLLVQEEAAMDGRILQDPRPSPEGSSVDRPTPQEVAIQLQGYIQRLQECRALVKIPPEPGPTLAPMSAVPRAEAMVQAILGTQPGPALPRLEKMQIQEDLVATRETLADLMLRLQLVRREKRALELREAALRAQGPAHVLLLEQLRWERAKLWTGGAKSSGGDSSGGGSSGDEEEWSQGPPAVPGGSRAVDGGQVSKVQNPEELAQELSASLTRALGLREQLQSLREELEEVAQKGRARRAQSTELNSDLCKAHSALVMAFRGAHRKQEEQRRKLEQQVALMEARQAEELAVLEATARALGRPRPPCLPPRPGGTFL from the exons ATGACAATGAGTGCCAGGGCCACACGGCCCCGAAGCCGGCGAGGGAGGCACGCCGCTCTGCCT GGTGAGCTGGACCCTGTAGCAGAGAGTTCAGAAGAGGCTGAGGCAGCCAGTGGGAGCTCCGAGCCGGGCCCTGTGCCATCTCAGGATAGCTGCAAGCCAGAGCCTCTGGGCCCTGAGGCGGAGGCCAAAGGGCAGGGCCTGGAGAGCAG GACTGACAAAGAAGTTGATGGGGAATCTAGCAGGGGACGTGCTGCAGCCCCCGAGGGGCCCTATGAGCCTGCCCAGGAAGCCCACCAGGCCCCAGAGGCAGCCCCACGGGACAGGGAGAATGTCCTCTCTGGACCCAGAGCCCCTGACGTGTTTCAGACTCTCCAGCAAGCTCTGAGCTCTCTGGAAGCGGCTGTTGCTGCCTGGCGCCACCAGCCCCCAAGATGTCCTGGGCCGTTGGAGGCAAAGGACAGAAGCGAGGGGGGACCAAAGCCCTGCTTGGAGCAGGAGCAGGCTGGGAGCTGCCAGCGGGATGCAGCCCGATTGACTGAAAGGAATGCCTGGTTGCGTTTGGCCCTGGGCAGCCGTGAGGACGAGCTGATCCGCACACAGAACTCCCTGAAGGCCTTCCAGGTTGAAAAGGAGATGCTGCAGAGGGAG GTCCAGGAGCTGCAGGATTCCCTGCTGAGGCTGaagcccttcccacctccctcctgtgACCAGGCAGGCGGCTCGGGTAGTGGTTCCAGCAGCTCTGGGGCTGATGGGGAGACCTGGGGCACTCAG GATCCCTTCTCCCTGGCTCACCCCCTGCTCCGGCGCCTCCAGAGTGATTCCAGCACCCAGATGCTTGGGTCTCTCCCCATCCAGCTCCTTGCCCCCGAGATGCACATCATGGAAGCCCAGATGGAGCATCTCCAGGG GAACATTGAGAAGCTCAAATGCTTCAACCGTCTGCTGTCAGCTGTGCTCCAGGAGTACAAGGGCCGGTGTGAGGGCCTCAGCATGCGGCTGGGCCAGCGGGAGGCTGAGGCCACTGCATTGCGTCTAGCCTTGCAGTATAG TGAACACTGTGAGGAGGCATATGGGGCCTTGCTCACTCTTCGGAAGGCAGACTCAGGAGCAGAAACCTTCATGGATGACTTGGAGGCGGCTGAGAAGGAAGCTCAGAGGCTTCTGGTGCAAGAGGAGGCTGCCATGGATGGAAGGATACTGCAGGATCCACGTCCAAG CCCCGAGGGCAGCAGTGTGGATAGGCCCACACCACAGGAGGTGGCTATACAGCTCCAGGGCTACATCCAGCGTCTTCAGGAATGCCGTGCTCTGGTGAAGATTCCCCCAGAGCCTGGTCCCACCTTGGCACCCATGTCCGCTGTGCCCCGTGCAGAAGCCATGGTGCAGGCCATTCTGGGGacccagcctggcccagccctgccccggcTGGAGAAGATGCAGATCCAGGAGGACCTGGTGGCCACACGG GAGACCCTAGCAGACCTGATGCTTCGGCTACAGCTGGTGCGGCGGGAGAAGCGGGCTCTGGAGCTGCGGGAGGCTGCCCTCcgagcccagggcccagcccacgTGCTCCTGTTGGAGCAGCTGCGCTGGGAGCGCGCAAAGCTCTGGACTGGTGGGGCCAAGAGCAGTGGTGGAGACAGCAGTGGAGGCGGGAGCAGTGGAGATGAAGAGGAGTGGTCCCAG GGCCCTCCGGCTGTCCCTGGTGGCAGCAGGGCTGTTGATGGAGGCCAAGTGAGCAAAGTGCAGAACCCAGAAGAGCTAGCCCAGGAACTGTCAGCATCACTCACCCG GGCTCTGGGCCTGCGGGAGCAGCTGCAGTCCTTGCGGGAAGAGCTGGAAGAGGTGGCTCAGAAGGGGCGAGCCCGACGTGCTCAGAGTACTGAGCTGAACAGTGATTTATGCAAAGCTCACAG TGCCCTGGTCATGGCCTTCCGTGGTGCCCACCGGAAGCAGGAAGAGCAACGGCGGAAGCTGGAGCAGCAGGTGGCACTAATGGAAGCCCGACAGGCAGAGGAGCTGGCAGTGCTGGAAGCCACTGCAAGGGCCCTGGGGAGGCCCAGAccgccctgcctgcctccccgGCCAGGGGGGACCTTTCTATAA
- the OCEL1 gene encoding occludin/ELL domain-containing protein 1 isoform X1: MPTREAPQTRGSRGNLQTRPPGPGPPRLVPGGLEPSAPRPLCQPQPGAHGTRPKKIVFEDELPSRTLLGSKKPVRAVPGEHVPRPHPVPDYELKYPPVSNEKDRSRYAAVFQDQYPEFLELQQEVGSAQAKLQQLEALLNSLPPPRSQKEAHVAARVWREFEKKQLDPSFLDKQARCHYLKGKLRHLKTQIQKFDDQGDSEGSVYF, encoded by the exons ATGCCCACCCGGGAGGCCCCGCAGACCCGCGGCTCCCGGGGGAACTTGCAAACCCGCCCTCCTGGCCCTGGTCCCCCG CGACTGGTGCCTGGAGGCCTCGAACCCAGCGCGCCCCGCCCTCTGTGCCAGCCTCAGCCCGGAGCACACGGGACAAGGCCCAAGAAGATTGTATTTGAGGATGAGCTGCCCTCCCGGACCCTCCTGGGCTCCAAGAAGCCTGTTAGAGCCGTCCCCGGGGAACATGTGCCTAGGCCCCACCCCGTGCCTGACTATGAGCT TAAGTATCCACCAGTGAGCAACGAGAAGGATCGGAGCCGCTATGCTGCAGTGTTCCAGGACCAGTACCCAGAGTTCTTGGAGCTTCAGCAGGAGGTGGGCTCTGCACAGGCAAAGCTCCAGCAGCTGGAGGCCCTGCTGAACTCACTGCCCCCACCCCGAAGCCAG AAGGAGGCCCATGTTGCTGCCCGTGTCTGGAGGGAATTTGAGAAGAAGCAGTTG GACCCCAGCTTCCTGGACAAGCAGGCTCGCTGCCACTACCTGAAGGGCAAACTAAGGCACCTCAAGACTCAGATCCAGAAATTCGATGACCAGGGAGACAGCGAGGGCTCTGTGTACTTCTGA
- the NR2F6 gene encoding nuclear receptor subfamily 2 group F member 6, whose amino-acid sequence MAMVTGGWGGPGGGGGDTNGVDKAGGYPRAAEEDSASPPGAASDAEQGDEERPGLQVDCVVCGDKSSGKHYGVFTCEGCKSFFKRSIRRNLSYTCRSNRDCQIDQHHRNQCQYCRLKKCFRVGMRKEAVQRGRIPHSLPGAVAASSGSPPGSALAAAGGDLFPGQPVSELIAQLLRAEPYPAAAGRFGAGAAGAFGAGGGAAGAVLGIDNVCELAARLLFSTVEWARHAPFFPELPVADQVALLRLSWSELFVLNAAQAALPLHTAPLLAAAGLHAAPMAAERAVAFMDQVRAFQEQVDKLGRLQVDSAEYGCLKAIALFTPDACGLSDPAHVESLQEKAQVALTEYVRAQYPSQPQRFGRLLLRLPALRAVPASLISQLFFMRLVGKTPIETLIRDMLLSGSTFNWPYGSGQ is encoded by the exons ATGGCCATGGTGACCGGCGGCTGGGGCGGCcccggtggcggcggcggcgacaCGAACGGCGTGGATAAGGCGGGCGGCTACCCGCGCGCGGCGGAGGAAGACTCGGCCTCACCCCCCGGCGCCGCCAGCGACGCTGAGCAAGGCGACGAGGAGCGGCCGGGGCTGCAGGTGGACTGCGTGGTGTGCGGGGACAAGTCGAGCGGCAAGCACTACGGCGTCTTCACCTGCGAGGGCTGCAAGAGCTTCTTCAAGCGGAGCATCCGCCGCAACCTAAGCTACACCTGCCG GTCCAACCGTGACTGCCAGATTGACCAGCATCACCGGAACCAGTGCCAGTACTGCCGCCTCAAGAAGTGTTTCCGGGTGGGCATGAGGAAGGAGG CGGTGCAGCGCGGCCGCATTCCGCACTCGCTGCCTGGCGCCGTGGCAGCCTCGTCGGGCAGCCCCCCGGGCTCTGCGCTGGCGGCGGCCGGCGGAGACCTCTTCCCGGGGCAGCCGGTGTCGGAGCTGATCGCGCAGCTGCTGCGCGCCGAGCCCTACCCTGCGGCGGCTGGGCGCTTCGGCGCGGGCGCAGCGGGCGCGTTCGGCGCAGGGGGCGGCGCAGCGGGCGCGGTGCTGGGCATCGACAACGTGTGCGAGCTGGCTGCGCGGCTGCTCTTCAGCACCGTGGAGTGGGCGCGCCACGCGCCCTTCTTCCCTGAGCTGCCGGTGGCTGACCAGGTGGCGCTCCTGCGCCTCAGCTGGAGCGAGCTCTTCGTGCTGAACGCGGCGCAGGCGGCGCTACCCCTGCACACGGCGCCGCTGCTGGCCGCCGCCGGCCTGCACGCCGCACCCATGGCCGCCGAGCGCGCCGTGGCCTTCATGGACCAGGTGCGCGCCTTCCAGGAGCAGGTGGACAAGCTGGGCCGCCTGCAGGTCGACTCGGCGGAGTACGGCTGCCTCAAGGCCATCGCGCTCTTCACGCCTG ATGCCTGTGGCCTCTCGGACCCAGCGCACGTGGAGAGCCTGCAGGAGAAGGCCCAGGTGGCCCTCACCGAGTACGTGCGGGCCCAGTACCCTTCGCAGCCCCAGCGCTTTGGGCGTCTGCTGCTGCGGCTGCCTGCCCTGCGTGCCGTCCCCGCCTCCCTCATCTCCCAGCTGTTCTTCATGCGCCTGGTGGGCAAGACACCCATCGAGACGCTGATCCGAGACATGCTGCTGTCGGGAAGTACCTTCAACTGGCCCTACGGCTCGGGCCAGTGA
- the OCEL1 gene encoding occludin/ELL domain-containing protein 1 isoform X2, with protein sequence MHYTDSSASLRERTQTRSPIRWDSPPADHPRHARATTPPAGPAHRCGDARAAPPRSRCPPGRPRRPAAPGGTCKPALLALVPRKYPPVSNEKDRSRYAAVFQDQYPEFLELQQEVGSAQAKLQQLEALLNSLPPPRSQKEAHVAARVWREFEKKQLDPSFLDKQARCHYLKGKLRHLKTQIQKFDDQGDSEGSVYF encoded by the exons ATGCACTACACGGACTCGAGCGCCTCTCTTCGGGAGCGGACCCAGACTCGGAGCCCCATACGCTGGGACAG TCCGCCCGCCGACCACCCCCGCCACGCGCGGGCCACGACTCCCCCCGCAGGGCCCGCCCACCGGTGCGGGGACGCCCGAGCGGCACCACCCCGAAGCCGATGCCCACCCGGGAGGCCCCGCAGACCCGCGGCTCCCGGGGGAACTTGCAAACCCGCCCTCCTGGCCCTGGTCCCCCG TAAGTATCCACCAGTGAGCAACGAGAAGGATCGGAGCCGCTATGCTGCAGTGTTCCAGGACCAGTACCCAGAGTTCTTGGAGCTTCAGCAGGAGGTGGGCTCTGCACAGGCAAAGCTCCAGCAGCTGGAGGCCCTGCTGAACTCACTGCCCCCACCCCGAAGCCAG AAGGAGGCCCATGTTGCTGCCCGTGTCTGGAGGGAATTTGAGAAGAAGCAGTTG GACCCCAGCTTCCTGGACAAGCAGGCTCGCTGCCACTACCTGAAGGGCAAACTAAGGCACCTCAAGACTCAGATCCAGAAATTCGATGACCAGGGAGACAGCGAGGGCTCTGTGTACTTCTGA
- the BABAM1 gene encoding BRISC and BRCA1-A complex member 1 isoform X1 yields the protein MEVAEPSSPAEEEEEEEEEQSAEPRPRTRSNPEGAEDRALGAQANVGSRSEGEGEAASADDGTANPPGAGPKPWQVPPPAPEVQVRTPRVNCPEKVIICLDLSEEMSLPKLESLNSSKTNALNVSQKMIEMFVRTKHKIDKSHEFALVVVNDDTAWLSGLTSDPRELCSCLYDLETASCSTFNLEGLFSLIQQKTELPVTENVQTIPPPYVVRTILVYSRPPCQPQFSLTEPMKKMFQCPYFFFDVVYIHNGADEKEEEMSWKDMFAFMGSLDTKGTSYKYEVALAGPALELHNCMAKLLAHPLQRPCQSHASYSLLEEDDEAAEAEATV from the exons ATGGAGGTGGCGGAGCCCAGCAGTCCcgctgaagaggaggaggaggaggaagaggagcagTCAGCTGAGCCCAGACCCCGCACTCGCTCCAACCCTGAGGGGGCGGAGGACCGGGCGCTGGGGGCCCAGGCCAATGTGGGCAGCCGCAGCGAGGGCGAGGGTGAGGCGGCCAGTGCTGACGACGGGACCGCCAACCCTCCCGGAGCCGGTCCCAAGCCGTGGCAGGTGCCTCCACCAGCCCCAGAGGTCCAGGTGCGGACGCCAAGGGTCAACTGTCCAGAGAAAGTG ATCATCTGCCTGGACCTGTCGGAGGAAATGTCGCTGCCAAAGCTAGAGTCATTAAATAG CTCCAAAACCAATGCCCTCAACGTCTCCCAGAAAATGATCGAGATGTTCGTGCGGACAAAACACAAGATTGACAAGAGCCACGAGTTCGCGCTGGTGGTGGTGAACGATGACACTGCCTgg CTGTCCGGCCTGACCTCTGATCCCCGAGAACTCTGCAGCTGCCTCTACGACCTGGAGACGGCCTCCTGCTCCACCTTCA ATTTGGAAGGTCTCTTCAGCCTCAT CCAACAGAAGACCGAGCTGCCAGTCACAGAGAATGTGCAGACGATTCCACCGCCGTACGTGGTCCGAACCATCCTGGTCTATAGTCGTCCACCCTGCCAGCCCCAGTTCTCCCTGACGGAGCCCATGAAG AAAATGTTCCAGTGCCcgtatttcttctttgatgttGTTTACATCCACAACGGCGCCGacgagaaggaggaggagatgagTTGGAAG GACATGTTTGCCTTCATGGGAAGCCTGGATACCAAGGGTACCAGCTATAAGTATGAGGTGGCGCTGGCTGGGCCAGCCCTTGAGCTGCACAATTGTATGGCCAAGCTTCTGGCTCACCCGCTGCAGCGGCCCTGCCAAAGCCACGCCTCCTACAGCCTGCTGGAGGAGGACGATGAAGCCGCCGAGGCTGAGGCCACTGTCTGA
- the USE1 gene encoding vesicle transport protein USE1, with translation MREQTGNFRPEGGQRKTLPPSLKMAPAEEAGNRWVVMAASRLELNLVRLLCRCEAMAAEKRDPDEWRLEKYVGALEDMLQALKAQASKPASEVINEYSRKVDFLKGMLQAEKLTSSSEKALANQFLAPGRVPTTARERVPATKTVHLQSRARYTSEMRSELLGTDSSEEPELDVRKRIGVSGPRPGDEKQSAAELDLVLQRHQNLQEKLAEEMLGLARSLKTHTLAAQSVLKKDSQTLSHSLKMADQNLEKLKTESERLEQHTQKSVNWLLWAMLIIVCFIFISMILFIRIMPKLK, from the exons ATGAGAGAGCAAACCGGGAACTTCCGCCCGGAAGGAGGCCAACGAAAGACACTTCCGCCATCTCTTAAGATGGCGCCGGCGGAAGAGGCGGGTAACCGCTGGGTGGTGATGGCAGCGTCGAGGCTGGAGCTGAACCTGGTGCGGCTGTTGTGCCGCTGTGAGGCGATGGCAGCAGAGAAGCGGGACCCGGACGAGTGGCGTCTAGAAAAG TACGTGGGAGCCCTCGAGGACATGCTGCAGGCCCTGAAGGCACAGGCGAG CAAACCGGCCTCCGAGGTGATCAATGAATATTCTCGCAAGGTAGATTTTCTGAAGGGGATGCTGCAGGCAGAGAAGCTA ACCTCCTCCTCAGAGAAGGCACTAGCCAACCAGTTCCTGGCCCCTGGCCGAGTACCAACTACAGCCAGGGAACGGGTACCTGCCACGAAGACAGTACACCTACAGTCACGGGCACGGTACACCAGTGAGATGCGGAGTGAGCTACTAGGAACG GACTCTAGTGAAG AGCCTGAACTGGATGTGAGGAAGAGAAT TGGGGTCTCAGGGCCCAGGCCAGGGGATGAGAAGCAGTCAGCAGCGGAGCTAGACCTCGTCCTGCAGCGACACCAGAACCTCCAGGAGAAGCTGGCGGAGGAGATGCTAGGCCTGGCACGGAGCCTCAAGACGCACACACTGGCTGCCCAGAGTGTCCTCAAGAAGGACAGCCAG ACCCTGTCGCACTCACTCAAGATGGCCGACCAGAACCTGGAGAAGCTGAAGACAGAATCTGAGCGGCTGGAGCAGCACACACAGAAGTCAGTCAACTGGCTCCTCTGGGCCATGCTTATCATCGTCTGCTTCATCTTCATCAGCATGATCCTCTTCATCCGTATCATGCCCAAACTCAAATAA
- the BABAM1 gene encoding BRISC and BRCA1-A complex member 1 isoform X2, translated as MEVAEPSSPAEEEEEEEEEQSAEPRPRTRSNPEGAEDRALGAQANVGSRSEGEGEAASADDGTANPPGAGPKPWQVPPPAPEVQVRTPRVNCPEKVIICLDLSEEMSLPKLESLNSQQKTELPVTENVQTIPPPYVVRTILVYSRPPCQPQFSLTEPMKKMFQCPYFFFDVVYIHNGADEKEEEMSWKDMFAFMGSLDTKGTSYKYEVALAGPALELHNCMAKLLAHPLQRPCQSHASYSLLEEDDEAAEAEATV; from the exons ATGGAGGTGGCGGAGCCCAGCAGTCCcgctgaagaggaggaggaggaggaagaggagcagTCAGCTGAGCCCAGACCCCGCACTCGCTCCAACCCTGAGGGGGCGGAGGACCGGGCGCTGGGGGCCCAGGCCAATGTGGGCAGCCGCAGCGAGGGCGAGGGTGAGGCGGCCAGTGCTGACGACGGGACCGCCAACCCTCCCGGAGCCGGTCCCAAGCCGTGGCAGGTGCCTCCACCAGCCCCAGAGGTCCAGGTGCGGACGCCAAGGGTCAACTGTCCAGAGAAAGTG ATCATCTGCCTGGACCTGTCGGAGGAAATGTCGCTGCCAAAGCTAGAGTCATTAAATAG CCAACAGAAGACCGAGCTGCCAGTCACAGAGAATGTGCAGACGATTCCACCGCCGTACGTGGTCCGAACCATCCTGGTCTATAGTCGTCCACCCTGCCAGCCCCAGTTCTCCCTGACGGAGCCCATGAAG AAAATGTTCCAGTGCCcgtatttcttctttgatgttGTTTACATCCACAACGGCGCCGacgagaaggaggaggagatgagTTGGAAG GACATGTTTGCCTTCATGGGAAGCCTGGATACCAAGGGTACCAGCTATAAGTATGAGGTGGCGCTGGCTGGGCCAGCCCTTGAGCTGCACAATTGTATGGCCAAGCTTCTGGCTCACCCGCTGCAGCGGCCCTGCCAAAGCCACGCCTCCTACAGCCTGCTGGAGGAGGACGATGAAGCCGCCGAGGCTGAGGCCACTGTCTGA
- the OCEL1 gene encoding occludin/ELL domain-containing protein 1 isoform X3, whose product MPTREAPQTRGSRGNLQTRPPGPGPPRLVPGGLEPSAPRPLCQPQPGAHGTRPKKIVFEDELPSRTLLGSKKPVRAVPGEHVPRPHPVPDYELKYPPVSNEKDRSRYAAVFQDQYPEFLELQQEVGSAQAKLQQLEALLNSLPPPRSQKEAHVAARVWREFEKKQLPSLISDAFALEAEI is encoded by the exons ATGCCCACCCGGGAGGCCCCGCAGACCCGCGGCTCCCGGGGGAACTTGCAAACCCGCCCTCCTGGCCCTGGTCCCCCG CGACTGGTGCCTGGAGGCCTCGAACCCAGCGCGCCCCGCCCTCTGTGCCAGCCTCAGCCCGGAGCACACGGGACAAGGCCCAAGAAGATTGTATTTGAGGATGAGCTGCCCTCCCGGACCCTCCTGGGCTCCAAGAAGCCTGTTAGAGCCGTCCCCGGGGAACATGTGCCTAGGCCCCACCCCGTGCCTGACTATGAGCT TAAGTATCCACCAGTGAGCAACGAGAAGGATCGGAGCCGCTATGCTGCAGTGTTCCAGGACCAGTACCCAGAGTTCTTGGAGCTTCAGCAGGAGGTGGGCTCTGCACAGGCAAAGCTCCAGCAGCTGGAGGCCCTGCTGAACTCACTGCCCCCACCCCGAAGCCAG AAGGAGGCCCATGTTGCTGCCCGTGTCTGGAGGGAATTTGAGAAGAAGCAGTTG CCGTCCCTGATTTCAGATGCCTTCGCCCTTGAGGCTGAGATCTGA